TGGAGAGTGTACTATAATAATGTATATGTTCTTCGTACAATCTTTAGTATTTTATTAGTTGAGATTTAGTTATTGTCCAACCTAATCGTAATCATCTATTTATTGGATTTTTGTTCCGGCTGTTCACATGACATGAAATGTTATTTCATATTTCAATatgggatttaaaaaaaaaattataatcatcttgtttcacatataaaaaaaatatagtgtGAAAAGAGATAAATTTATAATTAGAGATCGACGTACAACCATGTGAATATAGTTTTAGACTCAACCTACTTTCTTTTGAAGAATATATATTCCCCTAAACCCAACTTGTGAGTTAAGTTAACCTTAAACTATTAGGAATATTCCTCTAGACTCAACCTATCTGCAGTTTGTCTTGTTTTGAAGTGTTCATGTTCAGTATACATTAATTTATTAGATCCAACTATATTATTGTTGATGTAAGCAATCAAATAGAATGCATTTTTTACTCATCCTCTTAAAGCGGGGTGCTGCTCACCACTCTAAAGTGGGGGTCTTACTCAATACCTTATAGGTTATCGTTAGATTAATTTGATTTAATTGATTCAAACAGAATCTCATAATTTATATCGATCTAACAGTTATTAATTGGGCGATGAGCACCACCTACATTTTAAGAGTGTACAAAGCAAACTTTATGATATTCATACAATTCTCATTACattctttcctttaattttttttttatatacttaTTCATTTGTGAAAAATTAACGTGAATAAAATTCACATGAGTCATGACCAACTAATTCCACCCAGTACTACATTCGTTTTGTATTCGTAACACAACTAGTACTAAGAATTACAAAAGTATGACAAAATTCCATACGAAATAATGGTTACAGTAAAATATCCAATAAACGAAGGGACTGAGATGCAAATACGTAGCGAACAAAGGACCAATACGCAAAGTACGAGTCAAGGCTACGAAGCGTCCGAATAAACCCGACAGGCATAATTATCGAAAGGAAAGGCCAACGAAGCACCTaatatacaaaacaaaaaaaattaaaaaaataaatgaataataaaaaattagggCAGGGAAAACGTGAAGGGAGAGGCAGCAACTATATaaacaagggcagacgaacatgTCTGCCGTCAGAGAAGTTCACAAATCTCTTTCTTCGAAATTTTATGGGCTGCAACGTTTGGGACGTTTTCTGAAtcccaaaccctaaccctaatttcagttttccttccttcctactctctcttctccattttcttcattttagagagagaaacagataTACTGTAGAGATTTGAttgattttagagagagagagggaggaagaTATGGGGATAAAGCTGGTGGAGATTTTGGACCAAGGAGTCAGAATCGTCGCCAGATCTTATTCTCATTGCCCCCAGACCAGCCGCATGTACTACCATCCTCCCCCGCCCAGCCATGAAGACCACCCCACCACGGGCACCACAATCTTCACAGCGGCGGCGACATCAGTTCCGGAGGCGGCGATGTTGTGACGGCTCAGATGCGTTGTTTCGGTGCCAAGGCAGCGGGTGCTGGTTCTGATACCAATGAATCTCCGTttgattattattaatgctataGCAAAATGTACGCAAACAGAGATTTTGGATATTATTATTGGAAAGGAGCGAAAATACTGCggttctttttttattcctttttaaaaaaaaaattaaatctcaTTGAATTGAAATTACGGTGGATGAGGAATTTGTTGATGTTTATTTCTAGTCATGATTTTATACATATTAGCTAGAGCAGACGGGGTTCTATATATATTAGCTAAGAGAAGATGAGCTTTTAAATCCCGTTGGTGCACTCGAATTTGAAATTAGTTTAGAATAGAATGTTGCTTATATCAAACTTGAACtgaaacaatttaaaaaaaaaaaaaaaaaactgctatgAACACttgttcacatttttttttatcttccacCACTCTTGTTATTTTTGTTCAATTATCTTCAAATGttatttcaccaaaaaataaatataggtttAAAATTCTGATacataaggaccaaaatgaaaaaaacaatctcaatttaataaacaatagacTAAAGAGagctgattttcacacaccttttATAGCTTTTCCCACACCCCTCTTTGTTCCAGGTCatcggattgaataaatcaaacgaaaacaACGGACATGATTAGCCAGGGATGTGTTGGAAGCtataaaatgtgtgtgtttatcatttccCTAGACtaaaataatttgacaaaagttgaaggtatttttgtcattttatcctaATTTAATGATGACTTTTCACGaaaaaaccaaaatgattgatggtagacAATGCCAGGAACCAATTTTATCGATCTTAAACATCAAGAGCCAAAGTAAGGAGTTATGCCAATTCAGAAATCATTTAACTAAAAAaccacataatttttttttagtacaacgatatacATTATGGGGAGGGGAAGTTCAGAACCTTTGTCATGTCAACTCATGGATGGATGAAGTtgcttattcttttttttttttaatacttgacaaatattatggttttttttttctttccaagctatattattattttaaactagactaaaaagagaaaaagatttTGAACACGAAATGTAGTAAATTGAAGAGAAATGTTCTATGTCACATCCTAGTCTTGGctccaccgtaacacgatattatcTACTTTGGGccttgaccacgccctcatggttttgtttctgggaactcatgcaagaacttcctagtgggtcacccatcctaggattgacCTCGTCCAAACTTAcataacttcgaagttccgatagAACTCAAAGCCAATAAgttcctaaaaggcctcgtgctatatggaagTAGActtatacatataaggcacatcaccccctctccgttagTCGATGTGGGATATTACAATTCACCCCCTTAGaggcccgacatcctcgtcggcacactcggACCACATggcagagtggctctgataccattttgtcacatTCCAgataacttcccagtgggtcacccatcttaggATTGCTCTCtcccgaacttgcttaacttcagagttccgattgaacccgaagtcagtgaattcccaaaaagcctcgtgctatatggaggtggacATGTACATATAATGCACATCACCTCATCTCCATTaatcgatgtgggatgttacattctATCCACCAGTGCAGCTGCAATCACCTTCGTGCAAGAATATTATGAAGGTTAAATCTCGTGGAAATTGGTAGGTTTAAGGTTCTTAAGTAAATGAATATAAGTCTctgaatatttttcttttatagtcAAAAAGTGACATTGTGAAATGCAATCCAATAAACTTGGTACTCATAAGTCCTTGCCTCTCCACCGAAAGTGAAGaatatttttaaccaatttggGTTAGTAGTAGTAACTGGTAAGTAGTGAGGATGGGTGGAAAAATTGGTAAGTTTGAGCTATGCCGAATCTTTATTTCCtcaataataattataataataaataatccCACGAGTGTTGATGTCTTCTCAGTGCTTTGCAATTAGTGATActttattgtaatatttttagaTTTAGTTTGCAATGATCCTTTTGGGGCAAAGTGCTTCATAATATGTATTTGTAATGTCATtttatcaataaataaaatatcgtgaccttcaaaaaaaaaaaaaaaaaaaaaacaaaacaaaataattcaaGAATATTACATATCATAGGTTATGTAAATTTCATACTTGTAACATGAAACCGGCTTTGCTTTGATGAATTGCTATTTAAACATTCACAATCTAAcgatcatacataaacattcaaagACCTTAAAATAGCAAAAATGGGATTAAAAAATTGCATTTGCACCACTGTACTACATCTGTTACAAATATATGATTCTGGGTGGTGATCAATTTTGGCACCAAACAAAAAGAACTAAAGTTGAGTTCATTGGGCTGATGACATTTATCAAGCTTAGCAAGAATAGGGAGACCTCGTCAACCTTGAACTGGATTGCCAATTCCAATTGGCTCCCTTTTCTGGCCTTTTCGAGAATGAGAAAGGCATATGCTAGGTATGCAATTTGATTCCAATTTCTAGAAGACTAGAATTTGTTCGTTGAATACCAACCAATTTTTTTGTCACCTTAGCTGAGTTCTTTCCATCTGGAGCATTTTACATTTTGGTATCTACTtttcaaaatctaaaaactactctctttttttttttcacgcttTGTTTGGCTTTTAGTTTTCAATATAAGTCATTCATAACATTACACCTTAGAGAataacacttcaaactcaatactttaaaacattaaaaaacaCCAGCTTATTTCGTAATGAGAGAATGGCACAAGAAAAACTTAACGCAACTAAAAATGAATTAGATCATGATTAACATATGAGAGGATTTGTTTTCCTCAAATTGAGCTCTTGAAGCGCTTGTGTTGCATTTTTCAGCCCATGATAAATTGTCCTAAGTCTATTTTTGGTGGGCCGGTTGAGAGAAGTTGTGATCAATGAAAATGAATTGACTCTAGTTTATTATTTGTTGTGTCAAAATATGAGATGAACATGACTATACATGGTGAGTTATGAATAATCCATCCTTATACATGAGTTCTAAGTCTCTTATTTACATGTTTCAGTCAATCTAATTATATCTCTAAGGTCCAATCTCATTCAGCATACCAAATATACCATAAAAACTTTGTAAGTTAAGTGGttaaaaataaatgtttatgaagAAAGAATTACGAGGTGtttaataatatataaattagaGTGCGCAGCGGTTAGGCCAGTTTAATATGCATGAGATAATATATAGATTAGGTCAATTGGTCATCTATGCGTGCCACTTGCGCTTTAGTGCGTGCCACTTGCGCTTTAGTAGTGCATCCATTTTCTATAGACTAAGATTATCTAAAATATCcatcttattaaaagaaaatttgtgCGACAGTATTCCATTTAAACTTGCCGATTAAATGCATCATTTAACCAATATTTGTTTCGAAATTTATAAAACTATTATAATAACATTCACCTATCATGTCTTTTTTTGGTGTTACGTGGAGAAAGTGAATAATAATTGTCTTAATGCACTTATTTAAAAGTTGTCATCACCCCGGTAGATACTTGGTCAATATATGTCTGGGCTACTAGTAGGGCTGAATCTGGCTCAACAGTTGCATGGGTGGAGAAAGATTCTGGGATTCATGAGGTACTTGGGAGCCTTGTTGTCATGGGCAACTCATGGATGGGTGAAGTtgctctaaaaaaaaattattctatttttcatacttgagatatattatagtttttattttattttattacaagCGATATTATTATTCTAAACTAGACTAAGGGGAGGAAAGAGATTTGAACACAAAATATAGTGAATTAAAGAGAAATGTTGTATCCACCAGTGCAATTAATTCCTCTTAAAAATGAATATAAGTGTATGTGGTCTAATATCCTAATGGATAGGGTGTTGAGTTTTCATACTTCCGTCCATGGATTCGAAACTCTCCCACTTTATAAATTTTTGTACTAGTTTCGAACATTTCTCATtcttcttaataataataacttaaaaaagaaaagaatataagccgtgaacttttttttttaaaagtcaAAAATTCACATTGTGAAATGGAAGCCAATAAACTTTGTACTGTCTTCTTgtgaaaaatataattaaataataaaaaaagtgcTCATCTCTTGGAGCGCCATCATGGTTTGGATCAAATTTGTTCAACCGTCGGATGGGCCTTTTAGTTGTTTTCTTGGTCTTAGTTCTAACCTGAAAAGATGAACTATACAAACCCacaaaatcatatatatatatgtatatatatataaagtctGTTATTTATACCTAATTTGGCgaataacaaacaaacatataTACAGGTATATGAACGAAATTTAAATTTGTCCATTTCTAGTTATATGTTGTTTCCTTGTATGCTTGAATGGTATAAGAATTACAACAACTTAAGAACAATGAGACTATAAAAAGGTATCCTTGGCCTCCTGGAATTTCAGAAGCTGTTTTTTGCAGAGTAACTAGGTTAAGTTTTCAAGAATGAAGTCGAATACTGGTGTCGCCCGTACAAGCTCtgtggtgatgatgatgatggtttTTCTGCTAGTCACTGAGCATGTCGTCGCAAACGAAAAATGTCTCCAAGAATGCTACGGCGCCTGTAGTTTCCCTTGGGCTGCAGAATGTTACGAACGATGTAAAAGAAAGTGTGGAAATACTCAGCCTCAAAGTCTCGTGGATCAGGTTATTCAGTACTGCAAACTGGGTTGCTCACTTCGCCAATGTTCCAAATATAAAAATGGTACGTGCCCTCTCTTTTCATGCATACTCCTTTTTCTCCTTTACACGTTAAAGATTTCTACCTTTAGCAATGCTCCATTTTTTCCTTCACACGGTTTTTATCCTTGTGGATGCTCCTGTTTGTTTATGTCACTTGATTATCCTTTAATGTATTCagttcaaatttcataaataataagATATATGTGCATGTGTGGAGGAAAATAATGTGCGAGATTTAGATTCCTTTTCAAAATCGGAAAATTCTATTCTAATTCTTGAAAATGATTACTTTTTTAATAAACCTTGTCTAAGATTAAAAACTAACTATAGTCCTTGGTATTTAATTGTAGTTTTCGAATGTTAACTAGGTTGTAATAATTATTGAGTTTTTTGTGTGTATGTCATATATTGATTCccataaacaataaaaatgttatttgtaattgaaaattattaagttcccataataaaaaaaattcatatattaTCATCGATTTTTCATACATTCATACTGAAACATATGTACCGATTTATTTCTTCCGAAACTTACGTAACGATGCTTCCGTACCTAAGAGTTTTGTAAATATaaattgcttttgttttgttgttgactttaatttgaattttgaataaattttttatctATTAATATGATTGGAGCACAAAAAATACATTAATTATGGATAAGTAAAGAATTTCGGATGGTAAGTTTATAAATAGTAAATGTGCTATAATTACTTactggctttttagccaaaatggtccatgagatttgaaatcaatagaattggtccttgagtttgtccaccatcaatcattttggtactTTCGTGaaaaatcttcattaaataagaataaaaatatcaaaatacccttaatttttgtcaaatcttttttacccattgtttattaaattggcGGTAcatttgtcattttgatccttatttaacataattttgcacggaatgaccaaaatgattgatggtggacaatctcaggaaccaaaatgatgtgttatgcaaatctcaatgaccattttggttaaaaagccTTACTTAAATATGATAATtcttaaaaataaggacttaAATTAGATTTCAAAAATCATTCAGATTAAAATCTAAATAAATCTTATTTAAGCCCTAAAATCTAAAATCCCATTTCAAAATTtccatttcttcattttttttctattcttaTTTGTTGTATTTTTTTCATGGCAGACAAATCAAAAAGGGTAAGCTGCGTGGGTCACTGCTCCAACAAATACTGCAACATCAAACACCTTAATTAGACGCAGTCCATGACTTTACACGATTGCTAGAGCAAAAAATCCTTGTTATCCTTCATCATAACTTATGTATCGACGTGGGTCGAGTGAGCATCAATATCTTTGATGTAATAGCATATGTAATAGCATTCAAATAAATCTGGCTATTAGGGTTTCAAAAAATTATCAATCTTTTGTTCCAGAGactttgttatttttttgtttttttttggtatcTCTATCCATGCTTGCATTCTACAATTTGTGATAAGAACTAACAacttaaatgaattaaaaatagagattatattttgataaacttttatagAGACAAGCTTGTTTAGTAGAGTTTTAGAGAGATGGGTTAAATGGtccaacaccgatattgtccccaacttaacCATATGTAGCCCAAGATGTGGGGTTTATACTAGAAGGTATCAGTAGATTAGAAATGAAACGGTACATGCTCTTATATTATTTGGTGGCTCCAACATGAGTTTAAGCGCCTTGACTTCATCGTGTTGTTGCTCTGTTACTTGTAGTCTTGGCGTCAAACTCGATTTTGAAGCTCGAAGCTCTTACAACAATCATATTTCAGTTTGAATCTTCCTAGCTCTTCCCATCTTagattaattttaaacaatCCTTTATATAGCAAATGGAAGACTTAATACATGAACTAAAGCTAACTACGCTACCACAAATTACCATTTACCTGACAAAACAAATTTTCGTCTGGCATAGCAAATTTACCCGACGAAATAAAACCTTTGATCGGGTAAAAGTTGtcaacctttttttatttttcttttcccagAGACCTTTGCCCGATGAAAATAGGTCGAGGAGTAAAATAATAGTCGTCGGGCAAAGTATTCgtgccaagaaaaaaaaagtggtgCATAAATACCACCTTTTGTGCGACGAACCCTTCAAGTTCTGTCAGACAAAGGTATATTTTcatagaaaaactaatgaaaatgttttgaaaaccttgagttttaacgataaagacaaaataaacggtaaagtgaacagtactaggattaactttttagtataaaaatgtgatttttcgttaaaatgatcAGTACCGGaatcttttcgttaaagtttctattttcatttgtttgtgaATGTTTAGTTTCAACGAGGCAACATGTTATGGCTACGTTGCACATTGATTTGTAGTGTTTGAAACAGACTTGATACTTTATGCCTTCTTTCGAATTGAATATAATGTTTTACAGAAAATATCCTGTTCCTCATAGAATGTGAGAGGGAAATAATTTAAtgatattgacaaaaaaaacaagTAATGTTAagtagtttaatttttttaaactaaatttgataACTATGCAAAATATCAttagtaataaataaatataataatcaATATTTGAATAATAATCTAATAATCAGCAGTAACTTATAAAATTTATTCTAAATTGTTAGTCAACTTCACATTACCCGAAAAAAATGTCTTGCATCAGATTAAATtcgattaaaaaaaatataatatgaaggCAGCATGTTCTTTGTGGATCCCATGAGTGATTATAGATCTGATGTAAATTTGCACATGGTGCTGGAGAACAAGTCCAGACTCCCACGTGGTATAGCACGTGACCAAGGCCcagaaaaaaaatactattaaaataattaattcttCATTGTCTGTATCCAAACAAAGATGCAAAATAAACTCAGAGGAAATGTAAACACAAAACAACAAACAAGCAACTTAGACAACACTCAAGCAAGGTAGAATATCCAACATATTTTTCCAAATCCCTTGCAGGTTGAACTAGTCTGCACTACCAACCTACTGACTCTCCTCCGTAAGCGGCTTTCGGGCCAGGAAGAAATACATCGGTGTGAAAATCTCTTTCCTGAAAGACATTCATTAGGATAATCGATGTCAGTAGCTAATATATGCATGCTTCTAGAACGAAATCATAGAGTTATAGCTTAAATAGGCATTCGTCGTTCTAGTCCAACTCTATTTTATGGAGTCATGGCGGCCTGTCAATTTGTGTTTGAATCACAGAACAAGATGACACATATTTGAGCAAACTTACTTTTGCCCAATGAGGTGGATGAAGGTTCAGAAGAGAGAAACACGCCGAAAAGAAAGAACACTTACTTTCCGCCTTCGACTAGCCCTACAGCTGCTTTCTCCAGAAAATCTTGAACTCTTTGGCTTCCTGCTGGTGCAAGTCCAATATATTCTAAAaccttgacctacaaaaaataaaatttaaaatatacaagTCAGGCACTAATCCCTGTGCTTCGTGTATTTAGCACAGGAGTAGTCACTGTTCCACAACGCATCATAAGAAAGTGGCTCAACAATTCATTGAATGACTACCATATTCATGCTCTTACCAAGTTTCTGGTAACAAATCGCCCAGCAGCAGTTAGACGAAAGCTACTAAGTGAAATCCGACTTTTGTCCAAAGGCAGGTACCATGGAAGAGGTGAGTCCACCGCAAGATCTTTCTCCCATATGACCTATGCTcacaatgaaaagaaaatattaagTCAATCTCTTTTCTCTTGCATAGATTTCAAAAAGAAGTAAAAACCTCCTACTGACCTCAAAACCTGCttgtttcaaagcttcaagacACTTTCCTGTCAATCTGATGTCCGGAAGGCCATCACCAATCTCAATTTCTGCCTGTGGCAATGAAgttcttttatatatattcaCAATCTAGAAATCATTCAAAAGTAAATCAAGTATCTATCAACAGCTTGATTTTATGCTTTTGGTTTCTCTTACCTTGATTTTTTGATGTTCTTGGTTATTGGGATCAAATGCATCAGTCATGCACCACTCATATGCAGCAAAACTGTGACCGGGTTTTAATACTCTGTAAATCTCCTTGTAGCACCCATACTATCCAGGACAGATGGTGGAAACGTTAAGCCAACAGAAACTAAGTGGAAGATAATGATGAACTAACTAAACGAGCCCAAAGGTTTCCAGCCACAAGAATGACTTACTGCATCTGGTGCATGGCAGGTCGCTTCAATTGCATATACCGCATCAAATGAATTTTCAGGGAAAGGTAGTTTCATGAAGTCAGCCTGCACCATTTATAAAGTGCAAAGAATTAGAGCTATAACATAAACCAGTTCTCTCCACATTCTCCTATGTATTACtgcaagaaaggaaaaaaaaggtacTTTCTACGTTGAACAAGAACATCATACAATGCTACCAACCTTAACAAAGTTGCAGGTCTTGTCCACTCCTACAATACGGTTTAGTTCCTACAGAGCAAACAAAAGCATGATAGTATTAGGCCACTTTGAAACTGAAGTATTCCAGTGGTCATTCTAATATCTCTattaatctctattaattaatgaaaccctcttcgtcaaccaaaagagggtgaaaagactATTAGCCttttatcacacaaaaaaaatgatgggcaataatgtaattttacaagtccaaattttacttttttttattgaagcctcacctacaagtgatgttaaaatacctccaatatttaaaataaaataaataaaaaaccaaatatAAAAACCTCCTACCCcaccacgttctctctctctccctctctccttctcattttctaaaaaaatgtgttcatacacacaaagtgtgtaggcaaatgctagtaaacaaataaataaatcatttaGGCTTCATAATTTTCAATTGGACAAAAGGATTATCTTGAGAAACCATCAAGACTGGCCATTGATTATGTTCATTATTCAAAACAAATTGTCGCCGGTATACATAGGTTTATCTACCTTTCCTCTTGTGATCTGATACTCGTTGTTGTTCAACCCAGTAATTGATGTTGAGCTGCACAAACCACCACAGAAAATCTTTGTGAACGTAGAGATTCTTCTTGAACAATTAAATCACTAAACTCTAAACTTTAGACTTGACATCAGCATAAAGTACAGATCACAATGGTATCATCTTACATATTGAATAAACCATACGCATAATAGGAGGTCTTCCCATAAGGTGTTTTCAGTCCAACCCAGCGGTAAATTTAATATTCATAAGAACTAAAACAACCTATAAAATTCATCTTCAGTATAAAGGATAGTCTGGATATGCCACTTCGTATTCAAATATTACAGCCATGAAAACGCTGTCCATCAACTAAAACCTGAATAAAAGAAACGGCACTCACCTGAAGCGAGATATTTCTCTCAGTGGTCCACCAATTCCACAACCTACATCCAAaacctaaaacaaaaaatacagaaaactaAGTcaataatttgaaattttgaaccAAATCATAAAAGAATCTTTCTCTTGCTAATCTATATTCCATAAAGTCTAATTTGGAAGACTAACTTTCTGCCCAGGTTTGAGTCCTAGTTGCAAAGCAAGGAAGTGTTCATGTCGCTTGATACTCTCTCGAAGAGACTCCCCATTCCACCTGCAGGAGAGCAATACATCCATCAGAAACTCTTATAAAAGATACAATGTTTTCATTGCTTGCAAGTGAAGATACGAAGAAAAAAGAGGAACCTGGGTGCAAAGTGGAAAGACTCTCCCCAACCATACTCATAAAAGCTTGTAACAAGATCATAGTATTTATTAACCTGAAATCCCAATGAACCAATTTAGTGAAGTAGGACATCCCAAGCTTGAACCGAAATGTCATCAGATTAAATTGGCAACAATGAGCCATTAAATCTTTATACTCAAAAGACATTGCAAAGGCCAACTTTCCCATATAGACATAACACAATGTATCTTAATTATCATAAAAGTTAATATCTCATGCAAAATGCAAAAGTAACCACATAACTTGCCATTATCTTGTGTCTTATCACATGAACTAGGTGATATTATAAGACAGCAAAGAAGCCTTTAAGGTTGTGGGGAGGAGCATTTGTGgaagattatatatatacatatatatatacatatatatatatatatatgtatataatatatacatgaTGAATAATATCATCGGGAAACAGAACATTTTTCCCTATGGTGATTCTGGTGAATAGTAGAACCAACAGAGAAAATCACAATCCCTAGAAGATCAATGATcccaaacaagaaaatatagttgaaaaaacagaagaagaaaaaaagacatTAAATCAGGTATAACCAGGAGGGAACAAAGTATGCAGCTTATTAGCAAGAGAGGCTTGTATACCGACAATCCTCAGAAGACAAATGGTTGATACAAGAGTCTATCTTACCATGTCAGTGTAGTTGGACTTCCTTGCTTCCTCTTCCCCTCCATAACAAACATGATACTTCTCATACCTGAACCATTACTCAATAAACTGAGATTACAACCACATATGCCATGACATCAGCAAAAACTCAAGTTACATTATTTCACACGACATCCCAAAACAATTTCTAGGAACTTTGCATTGCCATGTATGAGAAGAGTACATGTTTGGCTACAACTTACATATAATCATTTCACAAAATTGAACAAACTAGCTTTCAAATTCTTGTTGAGTCACCACACAAACAAAGGATTGGGAATTCAAGCCATGCAACTTGATAAATATGTAAAACgctttataaatttaaattctAATCAATATTCTGGCATATTATCATCAAATTCAGTCAACATTCAAGTTAGCAAAATTGAAGATGAGAGCTTCGTAGCCATACTACAACTGCTCCCGAAGGAGAACTTCATAGCCATACTACAGATTTCCTTGAAGTGGTTCTTTCCAAGaattaactccgcctatgtaattttacattgccggtcccaagcccggataaaggaggagggggagggcgtcaggtagtcaacagccggcactccatgatcacgtcgaatccttatgaaaatgaatccagaacaaaatcgcgctaaagctagggcgtc
This is a stretch of genomic DNA from Malus domestica chromosome 02, GDT2T_hap1. It encodes these proteins:
- the LOC103418631 gene encoding cycloartenol-C-24-methyltransferase, with translation MSKAGALDLASGLGGKIDKTDVLSAVEKYEKYHVCYGGEEEARKSNYTDMVNKYYDLVTSFYEYGWGESFHFAPRWNGESLRESIKRHEHFLALQLGLKPGQKVLDVGCGIGGPLREISRFSSTSITGLNNNEYQITRGKELNRIVGVDKTCNFVKADFMKLPFPENSFDAVYAIEATCHAPDAYGCYKEIYRVLKPGHSFAAYEWCMTDAFDPNNQEHQKIKAEIEIGDGLPDIRLTGKCLEALKQAGFEVIWEKDLAVDSPLPWYLPLDKSRISLSSFRLTAAGRFVTRNLVKVLEYIGLAPAGSQRVQDFLEKAAVGLVEGGKKEIFTPMYFFLARKPLTEESQ